The following proteins come from a genomic window of Malus sylvestris chromosome 4, drMalSylv7.2, whole genome shotgun sequence:
- the LOC126619994 gene encoding probable glutathione S-transferase parC isoform X1, producing the protein MGDGDEVVLVGFWTSPYVMRVKIALAEKGVHYLYLEEEHLLQHNKSPLLLKVNPVHQKVPVLIHNNKPVCESLIILQYIADVWSDHKPPLLSEDPYRRSKERFWVDFFNNKIADCGRRMWACKGADQEAAKNEFVEVLKLLEGQLGEKPYFEGDRFGLLDVALVLFACRFYTYEMFCNFSVEKECPKIVQWVKRCSLRKSVSKTLPDKYKVYDFVLEVKKMLGIN; encoded by the exons ATGGGTGATGGGGATGAAGTGGTTCTTGTGGGATTCTGGACAAGTCCTTATGTCATGAGAGTGAAAATTGCTTTGGCGGAGAAGGGAGTCCATTACCTCTATTTGGAAGAAGAACATCTTCTCCAACATAACAAGAGCCCTTTGCTTCTCAAAGTCAACCCAGTGCATCAGAAAGTTCCTGTCCTCATTCATAACAATAAGCCCGTATGTGAATCCCTCATCATTCTTCAATACATTGCTGACGTTTGGAGTGATCACAAACCTCCTCTACTTTCAGAGGATCCTTATCGGCGATCTAAAGAAAGATTTTGGGTCGACTTTTTCAACAACAAG ATAGCAGACTGTGGGAGAAGGATGTGGGCTTGCAAGGGAGCTGACCAGGAAGCAGCAAAGAACGAGTTTGTAGAAGTCTTAAAGCTGTTAGAAGGCCAGCTTGGGGAGAAGCCTTACTTCGAAGGTGATCGTTTCGGCCTCCTGGATGTCGCTCTGGTACTATTTGCCTGCAGGTTTTACACATATGAGATGTTTTGCAATTTTAGCGTGGAGAAAGAGTGCCCAAAGATAGTGCAATGGGTGAAAAGGTGCAGCCTGAGGAAGAGTGTTTCCAAGACCCTTCCTGACAAATATAAAGTCTATGACTTTGTCTTGGAAGTCAAGAAAATGCTTGGAATAAATTAG
- the LOC126619994 gene encoding probable glutathione S-transferase parC isoform X2: MGDGDEVVLVGFWTSPYVMRVKIALAEKGVHYLYLEEEHLLQHNKSPLLLKVNPVHQKVPVLIHNNKPVCESLIILQYIADVWSDHKPPLLSEDPYRRSKERFWVDFFNNKIADCGRRMWACKGADQEAAKNEFVEVLKLLEGQLGEKPYFEGDRFGLLDVALVLFACRFYTYEMFCNFSVEKECPKISVSKTLPDKYKVYDFVLEVKKMLGIN; this comes from the exons ATGGGTGATGGGGATGAAGTGGTTCTTGTGGGATTCTGGACAAGTCCTTATGTCATGAGAGTGAAAATTGCTTTGGCGGAGAAGGGAGTCCATTACCTCTATTTGGAAGAAGAACATCTTCTCCAACATAACAAGAGCCCTTTGCTTCTCAAAGTCAACCCAGTGCATCAGAAAGTTCCTGTCCTCATTCATAACAATAAGCCCGTATGTGAATCCCTCATCATTCTTCAATACATTGCTGACGTTTGGAGTGATCACAAACCTCCTCTACTTTCAGAGGATCCTTATCGGCGATCTAAAGAAAGATTTTGGGTCGACTTTTTCAACAACAAG ATAGCAGACTGTGGGAGAAGGATGTGGGCTTGCAAGGGAGCTGACCAGGAAGCAGCAAAGAACGAGTTTGTAGAAGTCTTAAAGCTGTTAGAAGGCCAGCTTGGGGAGAAGCCTTACTTCGAAGGTGATCGTTTCGGCCTCCTGGATGTCGCTCTGGTACTATTTGCCTGCAGGTTTTACACATATGAGATGTTTTGCAATTTTAGCGTGGAGAAAGAGTGCCCAAAGATA AGTGTTTCCAAGACCCTTCCTGACAAATATAAAGTCTATGACTTTGTCTTGGAAGTCAAGAAAATGCTTGGAATAAATTAG